One genomic segment of Streptomyces sp. TLI_146 includes these proteins:
- a CDS encoding LamG-like jellyroll fold domain-containing protein, translating to MLTTETAEATGATLPRLSMPKWSLSGLWEWANKSPLDTPDQQGGTARGKSHSASAKQTRAKGGNGHRPGKGKGELGAYERPQDKAELTKTGKAAGNAKSFDARTSRRDAKKSTATSDFYTNTDGSTTVRHYTGRSNFKAADGSWKQIDTKLREEKGGRLVENANSLGVAFAPDAVAPDLASVDFGSGRSLSYGLHGAAKSEPVVDGDSTATYDNVFKDTDLKLSPLAEGFKERIVLRSKAAPNTWVFPLKTKGLTPKIADNGDVVFTDADGKVTATVPHAFMEDSKIDPRSGDAAQSRAVRYELTTLDGAPALRMTADRAWLDDPKRVFPVTVDPTVTASNSTYTQNTIGGDHSTENMIKVGSYDSGTNKANSFLQFSSLGTTLAGQKVTAATLNVYAVWSSTCTAEPFNVHPVTKAWTPSTVTSYPGPTYGSAIGSATVAPGASCTNSSSSTSVGVKMPVPLNTSWFNTVAGGGANYGLAMTAITSDMLHWKKFHSDNSTTAGFRPALDLTYTANAAPQINAQYPPENYQANTLRPELTVYATDADHGPSALSYSFDVFDADSGSQTPVVSSGTLTQGAWAIPAGKLKWSKNYLWFATVSDGTNAVSYDSRFTTAVPQPPVTSGLSQNTDGHEFDPSDGNYTTDDTDADVEVTGPSLSIERSYNSLDPRQDSAFGAGWATIADMKAAEVKDSSGAVTSVVITYPGGEQVAFGRNTDGTFVPPLGRYARFQAVTGGYTLVDKDFTTYSFTQTTAKAGVYAIKTITDFANRGETFSYTNNQLTKITNTTSNRSLTLAWQTPAGATAAHVNTVATDPSTAGDASTAQTWQYSYTGDQLTKVCPPADWSKCITYGYATGNHYRTTVLDEDPFAYWRLGEAAGDGVAKDAVDLNQGKYNGIYHNVTTGGTGVLAGSTQPAATFNGTSSYVEIPSAPGATPSYASVSLWFKTSQAGGVLFYYGDKPLSDPDPVGTTTHNTPAVYVGTDGKLHGCFASSPGCNTTIVSAAAVNDNKWHQAVLTGAATTMSLYLDGVSQGSKSGTINDWAQPYLTLGAGVNTDGWPNMNAADPLGHFSGQLAEAAIYSEPLSQDVITAQYQAATRPAGLLNKITTPNGKIQSSVTYSTADDLVTQAVDGDGGTWKLNPATVTGSSQVYRSAVMGAAPSGYWRLGDVQGAPQAANEVHTGFGTYNTVTQGAEGPFGPDDATAVDFDGAASYAELPYAPLHRSGNRAIELWFRTAKPGVIAADQARVPGDPAGAGAAYSPLMYVGADGKLRGHWWSATGSGTTDFGSKAAVTDNAWHHAVLSASGTTQTLYLDGEKQADYTGAAGDQTTTRTFIGAGFTKGWISSPSDVSYFDGSIAEVAFYDAPLTADEVGRHYSAAKASAGTAPVRTVKLTDPTDKTLTYVYDAELGNRLLAATDTGGNRTTYGYDTSGFLHTVTDANGNRSVTGHDVRGNTVSTTTCQNTAANSCATEYYTYYPDATTLFPTMDPRNDLVLTERDGRSSGPTDNTYLTSYTYDTSGNVTSVTTPPVPGSPAGRTASTVYTTATTVAAEGGTNYAPAGLVAEVRTPGGRSTKYTYFKNGDLAQITDANGASVKYTYDNLGRQITKTEVSDSYPAGLTTTLAYDKDDQVISEISPKVTNRVTGAVHQAKSTTVYDPDGNVQSQTVADATGGDTARVTSMTYDAYNRVATRTDPGGDTTAFEYDVYGNKVKETDPAGNVNEYTFDADGRPLTTSLLNYTGDPNSPSAPTKLVQESRAYDPAGRLASITDAMGWVTEYTYTDDGLSATVVRRDPQNNKAFTEQANTYDAAGNLTKQVTNDGTTTTSFTVDAADRTTSTTMDPGGLARTNKVSYDPDDNVVSETDYDPTGDTSTTDTRYDALGNVTGTTVHDGTTAPVGRWKFNETSGTNAADSSGGNNKVTFGSGVTRSTEQGGSAVFDGTANAYGQGTGPAVNTNGSFTVSTWVKLADTTANHTFVSQDGTADHGFQLYYSTAYGWSFNRTSGDVASPTLARATSGTAAVTANTWTHLTGVYDAAAGEIRLFVNGALKATTPYSGSWEATGPLQIGRRMSGGTQGEYHKGSLADVQVYGEALTATQVSGVYGKTLPAAGSSVRTTSWKLDQRGMPLSMTDANGATTDYGYDESGQQTSVTEPAVNAEQNGGTPVSVRPVSMTGYNTFGEETESSDPLGNVTVTAYDGEGQEASTTLPDYTPPGATTPIKAVSWNEYNHLGQVSAEVDPLGNRTEYTYTQLGDLASVKEPGGDTTRYTYDTNGDQLSATRPNGARQESTYDYLGRELTSTDIVRQPTQRAYTAINYYDAPGQQLSKVVSPAGVSESYGYNALGEVTSTTDGANNTTRFTYDQDGQILTSTDPDGTSTKNTYDGFGQLVSMSDLDATGKVLRTTSSTYDRMGRQASVTDFRGHTTNFTVDATGMITKAVQPVSATESITATFGYDVAGNRTRFTDGRNNAFLTTYNSWGSPESTIEPATPAYPNAADRTFTTTYDANGRVKEERSPGGVKVVDDYDAKGRLTKQTGTGAEAATADHTYGYDADDRITSVTGTDADTGKDTFSYDDRGQLLSTSGASGSSSFAYNGDGRMTTRTDASGTSTYGYDTAGRLSTVNDGATGSTLTYGYDVNSNVKSIDYGTGKAKRAFGYDALEQLTSDTLTSPTGKTLASVNYGYDENGNETSKTTTGVAGASANTYTYDWANRLSSWNNGTTTESYGYDASGNRTRVGGDTYTYDARNQLTSDGHNAYAYTARGTMSSMTDDGNKVSVIKADAFNRVINEGDRTYAYDGLDRVLTASDPGTGPLFTFQYSGLGNDVASDGSSTYSRNGDGGLLGIKSGTSSVLAMTDVHSDVIAQFTAGGEALSGSTTYSPFGKVNQTATMLGQLGYQSGWTDPETAKVNMAARWYSPQTGQFNSRDTADVDGLPASIGANKFAYANANPMTMTDPTGHWSFGGAWKKFKKKVKHVAKSAWHKTKKAVKHVAKAVKKAAKKIKHAVKKAVKRVKHAVRKAVHYVHDAVKKVKRYVKRTYKRVKKYVHKVVRTVKRAVKHAAKVIKSVAHKVVKAAKKVGRAVKKAVKATANYVKQHAATIVPIVAGIAAAVVCTAATAGVGAVACAVGAGALINSLGYAMSDGPHTLSGFLGAAAVGAATGLIGMGAGAVAGRALSTAVSAVTRGAVTGAASGAAESAATYGVSCSSSQEGCSVSGAAKATVTGAALGGIFGAALSKYGRKGCTPHSFTRNTPVLVSTTATKAISQIRVGDYVLTAEPGKDKKERHRVKAVIVTKTDRDYVDVVVGSKSGPKTIQTTAHHQFYDATTNAWTQAADLKKQHALQGADGGRTPILDIRSYRSARITYDLSVDGLHTYFVAAGDSQVLVHNADDVCPTGGPAPDGNGQWRHGGRFAANPDRIQPGQVHPDGMLRGTNEAGHVTSRPSFRTPTVRQMWDDAEVAPGPHGSQGRVCSRGGPSCEGVVYDDPYDPNGGPRMWDGGHFPESWSNRKFPPNVTREEVLDNYNTDVQLECRPCNRAAGNRQDG from the coding sequence ATGCTGACGACCGAGACGGCGGAGGCCACCGGGGCGACGCTGCCCCGGCTGTCGATGCCCAAGTGGTCCCTGTCGGGCCTGTGGGAGTGGGCCAACAAGTCCCCGCTCGACACCCCGGACCAGCAGGGCGGCACCGCGCGCGGCAAGAGCCACAGCGCCTCCGCCAAGCAGACCCGGGCCAAGGGCGGCAACGGCCACCGGCCCGGCAAGGGCAAGGGCGAGCTCGGTGCGTACGAGCGGCCGCAGGACAAGGCCGAGTTGACGAAGACCGGCAAGGCGGCCGGGAACGCCAAGAGCTTCGACGCGCGCACCAGCAGGCGCGACGCCAAGAAGTCCACGGCGACCTCGGACTTCTACACCAACACCGACGGCTCCACGACGGTGCGCCACTACACCGGCCGCTCCAACTTCAAGGCCGCCGACGGCAGCTGGAAGCAGATCGACACCAAGCTGCGCGAGGAGAAGGGCGGCCGGCTGGTCGAGAACGCCAACTCGCTCGGCGTCGCCTTCGCGCCCGACGCGGTCGCCCCCGACCTCGCCTCGGTCGACTTCGGCTCCGGGCGCTCGCTCTCGTACGGGCTGCACGGCGCCGCCAAGAGCGAGCCGGTGGTCGACGGTGACTCCACCGCCACGTACGACAACGTTTTCAAGGACACCGACCTCAAGCTGTCGCCGCTCGCCGAGGGCTTCAAGGAGCGGATCGTCCTGCGCTCCAAGGCGGCGCCCAACACCTGGGTCTTCCCGCTGAAGACCAAGGGGCTCACCCCGAAGATCGCGGACAACGGCGACGTGGTGTTCACCGACGCCGACGGCAAGGTGACCGCGACCGTCCCGCACGCCTTCATGGAGGACTCGAAGATCGACCCGCGCTCGGGCGACGCCGCCCAGTCCCGCGCGGTCCGCTACGAGCTCACCACCCTGGACGGCGCCCCCGCGCTGCGGATGACCGCCGACCGGGCCTGGCTGGACGACCCGAAGCGGGTCTTCCCGGTCACCGTCGACCCGACGGTGACGGCCAGCAACTCGACGTACACCCAGAACACCATCGGCGGGGACCACTCCACCGAGAACATGATCAAGGTGGGGTCGTACGACTCCGGCACCAACAAGGCGAACTCGTTCCTCCAGTTCTCCTCGCTGGGCACCACGCTGGCGGGCCAGAAGGTCACCGCCGCGACCCTGAACGTGTACGCGGTCTGGTCCTCGACCTGCACCGCCGAGCCGTTCAACGTCCACCCGGTCACCAAGGCCTGGACGCCCTCCACGGTCACCAGCTACCCCGGCCCGACCTACGGCTCGGCGATCGGCTCGGCGACGGTGGCGCCCGGCGCGTCCTGCACCAACTCCTCCAGCTCCACGAGCGTCGGCGTGAAGATGCCCGTCCCGCTCAACACGAGCTGGTTCAACACGGTCGCGGGCGGCGGTGCCAACTACGGCCTCGCGATGACCGCGATCACCAGTGACATGCTGCACTGGAAGAAGTTCCACTCGGACAACTCCACCACCGCGGGCTTCCGCCCGGCCCTGGACCTGACCTACACGGCCAACGCCGCCCCGCAGATCAACGCCCAGTACCCGCCGGAGAACTACCAGGCCAACACGCTCCGCCCGGAGCTCACGGTCTACGCGACCGACGCCGACCACGGCCCGAGCGCCCTGTCGTACTCCTTCGACGTCTTCGACGCGGACAGCGGCAGCCAGACCCCGGTCGTCAGCTCCGGCACCCTCACCCAGGGCGCCTGGGCGATCCCGGCCGGCAAGCTGAAGTGGTCCAAGAACTACCTCTGGTTCGCCACCGTCAGCGACGGCACCAACGCGGTGTCGTACGACAGCCGGTTCACCACCGCCGTGCCGCAGCCCCCGGTGACCTCGGGCCTCAGCCAGAACACCGACGGCCACGAGTTCGACCCCAGCGACGGCAACTACACCACCGACGACACCGACGCGGACGTCGAGGTCACCGGGCCCTCGCTCTCCATCGAGCGCTCCTACAACAGCCTCGACCCGCGCCAGGACAGCGCGTTCGGCGCGGGCTGGGCGACCATCGCGGACATGAAGGCCGCCGAGGTCAAGGACAGCTCCGGCGCGGTCACCAGCGTGGTCATCACCTACCCCGGCGGTGAGCAGGTCGCCTTCGGCCGCAACACCGACGGCACCTTCGTCCCGCCGCTCGGCCGGTACGCCCGCTTCCAGGCGGTCACCGGCGGCTACACGCTGGTCGACAAGGACTTCACCACCTACAGCTTCACCCAGACGACGGCCAAGGCCGGGGTCTACGCGATCAAGACCATCACGGACTTCGCGAACCGCGGTGAGACGTTCAGCTACACCAACAACCAGCTGACCAAGATCACGAACACCACGTCCAACCGTTCGCTGACCCTCGCCTGGCAGACCCCCGCGGGCGCCACCGCCGCGCACGTCAACACGGTCGCCACCGACCCGTCGACCGCGGGCGACGCGTCCACCGCGCAGACCTGGCAGTACAGCTACACCGGTGACCAGCTCACCAAGGTCTGCCCGCCCGCCGACTGGTCCAAGTGCATCACCTACGGGTACGCCACCGGCAACCACTACCGCACCACGGTCCTGGACGAGGACCCGTTCGCGTACTGGCGGCTCGGCGAGGCGGCCGGTGACGGTGTCGCCAAGGACGCGGTCGACCTCAACCAGGGCAAGTACAACGGCATCTACCACAACGTGACCACTGGGGGCACGGGCGTGCTCGCCGGGTCCACCCAGCCGGCCGCCACGTTCAACGGCACCAGCAGCTACGTGGAGATACCCAGCGCCCCGGGCGCGACCCCCTCGTACGCGAGCGTCTCGCTCTGGTTCAAGACCTCCCAGGCGGGCGGTGTCCTCTTCTACTACGGCGACAAGCCGCTGAGCGACCCCGACCCGGTGGGCACCACGACCCACAACACCCCGGCGGTCTACGTCGGCACCGACGGCAAGCTGCACGGCTGCTTCGCCTCGTCGCCCGGCTGCAACACCACGATCGTCTCCGCCGCCGCCGTCAACGACAACAAGTGGCACCAGGCCGTCCTCACCGGCGCCGCCACCACCATGTCGCTCTACCTCGACGGCGTCTCGCAGGGCTCCAAGTCCGGCACCATCAACGACTGGGCGCAGCCCTACCTGACCCTCGGCGCCGGTGTGAACACCGACGGCTGGCCGAACATGAACGCGGCCGACCCGCTCGGCCACTTCAGCGGCCAGCTCGCCGAGGCGGCGATCTACTCCGAGCCGCTGAGCCAGGACGTCATCACCGCGCAGTACCAGGCGGCGACCCGGCCGGCCGGGCTGCTCAACAAGATCACCACGCCGAACGGCAAGATCCAGAGCTCCGTCACCTACTCCACCGCCGACGACCTGGTCACCCAGGCGGTCGACGGCGACGGCGGCACCTGGAAGCTCAACCCGGCCACCGTGACCGGCTCCTCGCAGGTCTACCGCTCGGCCGTGATGGGCGCCGCCCCCTCCGGGTACTGGCGCCTCGGTGACGTCCAGGGCGCGCCGCAGGCCGCCAACGAGGTGCACACCGGCTTCGGCACCTACAACACGGTGACCCAGGGCGCGGAGGGTCCGTTCGGCCCCGACGACGCGACGGCGGTCGACTTCGACGGCGCCGCCTCCTACGCCGAGCTGCCGTACGCCCCGCTGCACCGCTCCGGCAACCGCGCGATCGAGCTGTGGTTCCGCACCGCCAAGCCCGGTGTGATCGCGGCCGACCAGGCCCGGGTCCCGGGCGACCCGGCGGGCGCGGGCGCCGCCTACTCGCCGCTGATGTACGTGGGCGCGGACGGCAAGCTGCGCGGCCACTGGTGGAGCGCCACCGGCAGCGGCACGACCGACTTCGGCTCCAAGGCGGCGGTCACCGACAACGCCTGGCACCACGCGGTCCTCTCCGCCTCCGGCACCACCCAGACGCTCTACCTGGACGGCGAGAAGCAGGCCGACTACACCGGCGCCGCCGGTGACCAGACGACCACCCGCACCTTCATCGGCGCGGGCTTCACCAAGGGCTGGATCAGCTCGCCCTCCGACGTCAGCTACTTCGACGGCTCGATCGCCGAGGTCGCGTTCTACGACGCGCCGCTGACCGCGGACGAGGTCGGCCGCCACTACTCGGCCGCCAAGGCGTCCGCCGGCACCGCGCCGGTGCGCACGGTCAAGCTGACCGACCCGACCGACAAGACGCTGACCTACGTGTACGACGCGGAGCTGGGCAACCGGCTGCTCGCCGCGACCGACACCGGGGGCAACCGGACGACGTACGGGTACGACACGTCCGGCTTCCTGCACACCGTCACGGACGCCAACGGCAACCGCTCGGTGACCGGCCACGACGTGCGCGGCAACACGGTCTCCACGACCACCTGCCAGAACACCGCGGCCAACAGCTGCGCCACCGAGTACTACACGTACTACCCGGACGCGACCACCCTGTTCCCGACGATGGACCCGCGCAACGACCTGGTGCTCACCGAGCGCGACGGCCGTTCCTCGGGCCCCACGGACAACACGTACCTCACCAGCTACACCTATGACACGAGCGGAAACGTCACTTCGGTGACCACCCCGCCGGTGCCGGGCTCGCCCGCGGGCCGTACGGCCTCCACGGTCTACACCACCGCGACCACGGTCGCGGCCGAGGGCGGCACCAACTACGCCCCGGCCGGACTCGTCGCCGAGGTGCGCACACCGGGTGGCCGCAGCACCAAGTACACCTACTTCAAGAACGGCGACCTGGCGCAGATCACCGACGCCAACGGCGCCTCGGTGAAGTACACGTACGACAACCTGGGCCGCCAGATCACCAAGACCGAGGTCTCCGACTCCTACCCGGCGGGTCTGACGACCACGCTGGCGTACGACAAGGACGACCAGGTCATCTCGGAGATCAGCCCCAAGGTCACCAACCGGGTCACCGGCGCGGTGCACCAGGCGAAGTCGACGACCGTCTACGACCCGGACGGCAACGTCCAGTCCCAGACGGTCGCGGACGCCACCGGCGGCGACACCGCGCGGGTCACCTCGATGACGTACGACGCGTACAACCGGGTCGCGACCCGGACGGACCCGGGCGGCGACACCACCGCGTTCGAGTACGACGTCTACGGCAACAAGGTCAAGGAGACGGACCCGGCCGGGAACGTCAACGAGTACACCTTCGACGCCGACGGCAGGCCGCTCACCACCAGCCTGCTCAACTACACGGGCGACCCCAACAGCCCGTCCGCTCCCACCAAGCTGGTGCAGGAGTCGCGGGCGTACGACCCGGCGGGCCGGCTCGCGTCGATCACCGACGCGATGGGCTGGGTGACCGAGTACACCTACACCGACGACGGCCTCTCGGCCACGGTGGTGCGCAGGGACCCGCAGAACAACAAGGCGTTCACCGAGCAGGCGAACACCTATGACGCGGCCGGGAACCTGACCAAGCAGGTCACCAACGACGGCACCACGACCACCTCGTTCACGGTGGACGCGGCCGACCGTACGACCTCGACCACGATGGACCCGGGCGGGCTCGCCCGGACCAACAAGGTCTCCTACGACCCGGACGACAACGTCGTGTCCGAGACGGACTACGACCCGACCGGCGACACCAGCACCACCGACACGCGCTACGACGCGCTCGGCAACGTCACCGGCACCACCGTCCACGACGGCACCACCGCGCCGGTCGGCCGCTGGAAGTTCAACGAGACCAGCGGCACCAACGCGGCGGACTCCTCCGGCGGCAACAACAAGGTCACCTTCGGCTCCGGCGTCACCCGCTCCACCGAGCAGGGCGGCAGCGCGGTCTTCGACGGCACGGCCAACGCGTACGGCCAGGGCACCGGCCCGGCCGTCAACACCAACGGCAGCTTCACCGTCTCGACCTGGGTGAAGCTGGCCGACACCACCGCCAACCACACGTTCGTCTCGCAGGACGGCACGGCCGACCACGGCTTCCAGCTGTACTACTCGACGGCGTACGGCTGGTCGTTCAACCGGACCTCCGGCGACGTGGCGTCCCCGACGCTGGCCCGTGCCACCTCCGGCACGGCGGCGGTGACGGCCAACACCTGGACGCACCTGACGGGTGTCTACGACGCGGCGGCCGGTGAGATCCGGCTGTTCGTCAACGGCGCGCTGAAGGCGACCACCCCGTACAGCGGCTCCTGGGAGGCCACCGGGCCGCTCCAGATCGGCCGCCGTATGTCGGGCGGCACGCAGGGCGAGTACCACAAGGGCTCCCTCGCGGACGTCCAGGTCTACGGCGAGGCGCTCACCGCGACGCAGGTCTCCGGCGTCTACGGCAAGACCCTGCCCGCGGCGGGCAGCTCGGTGCGCACCACCAGCTGGAAGCTGGACCAGCGCGGCATGCCCCTGTCGATGACCGACGCCAACGGCGCGACCACCGACTACGGCTACGACGAGTCGGGCCAGCAGACCAGCGTCACCGAGCCGGCGGTCAACGCCGAGCAGAACGGCGGCACCCCGGTCTCCGTCCGCCCGGTCTCGATGACCGGTTACAACACGTTCGGCGAGGAGACCGAGTCCTCGGACCCGCTCGGCAACGTGACCGTGACGGCCTACGACGGCGAGGGCCAGGAGGCGTCCACGACGCTTCCCGACTACACCCCGCCGGGCGCCACCACGCCGATCAAGGCGGTGAGCTGGAACGAGTACAACCACCTCGGCCAGGTCTCCGCGGAGGTCGACCCGCTGGGCAACCGCACCGAGTACACCTACACCCAGCTGGGCGACCTGGCCTCGGTGAAGGAGCCGGGCGGCGACACCACGCGCTACACCTACGACACCAACGGCGACCAGCTCTCGGCGACCCGCCCCAACGGCGCCCGCCAGGAGTCGACCTACGACTACCTGGGCCGCGAGCTCACCAGCACGGACATCGTCCGCCAGCCCACCCAGCGGGCGTACACGGCGATCAACTACTACGACGCGCCGGGGCAGCAGCTGTCCAAGGTGGTGAGCCCGGCGGGAGTGAGCGAGTCCTACGGGTACAACGCGCTGGGTGAGGTCACGTCCACCACGGACGGGGCCAACAACACGACGCGGTTCACGTACGACCAGGACGGGCAGATACTGACGTCCACGGATCCGGACGGGACGAGCACCAAGAACACGTATGACGGGTTCGGTCAGCTGGTCTCGATGAGCGACCTGGACGCGACCGGCAAGGTGCTGCGGACCACCAGCTCGACGTACGACCGGATGGGCCGGCAGGCCTCGGTGACCGACTTCCGCGGGCACACCACCAACTTCACGGTGGACGCGACCGGAATGATCACCAAGGCCGTGCAGCCGGTCTCCGCGACCGAGTCGATCACGGCGACCTTCGGGTACGACGTGGCGGGCAACAGGACGCGGTTCACCGACGGCCGCAACAACGCCTTCCTCACGACGTACAACTCGTGGGGCAGCCCGGAGTCGACGATCGAGCCGGCCACGCCCGCCTATCCCAACGCGGCCGACCGCACCTTCACCACGACCTATGACGCCAACGGGCGGGTGAAGGAGGAGCGTTCGCCCGGTGGGGTGAAGGTCGTCGACGACTACGACGCGAAGGGACGACTGACCAAGCAGACCGGCACCGGTGCCGAGGCGGCCACGGCCGACCACACCTACGGCTATGACGCCGACGACCGGATCACCTCGGTGACCGGCACCGACGCCGACACCGGCAAGGACACGTTCAGCTACGACGACCGGGGCCAGCTCCTGTCGACGAGCGGCGCCTCCGGCTCCTCCTCCTTCGCCTACAACGGCGACGGCAGGATGACCACGCGCACCGACGCGTCCGGTACCTCCACCTACGGCTATGACACCGCGGGACGGCTGTCCACGGTCAACGACGGCGCCACCGGCTCGACGCTGACCTACGGCTACGACGTCAACAGCAACGTCAAGTCGATCGACTACGGCACCGGCAAGGCCAAGCGCGCCTTCGGCTACGACGCCCTGGAGCAGCTCACGTCGGACACCCTGACCTCCCCGACCGGCAAGACGCTGGCCTCGGTCAACTACGGGTACGACGAGAACGGCAACGAGACGTCGAAGACGACGACCGGGGTCGCGGGCGCCTCCGCCAACACGTACACCTACGACTGGGCGAACCGCCTGTCGTCCTGGAACAACGGGACGACGACGGAGAGCTACGGCTACGACGCCTCCGGCAACCGGACACGCGTGGGCGGCGACACCTACACCTACGACGCCCGCAACCAGCTCACCTCCGACGGGCACAACGCGTACGCGTACACCGCCCGCGGCACCATGAGCTCGATGACGGACGACGGCAACAAGGTCAGCGTCATCAAGGCGGACGCGTTCAACCGGGTGATCAACGAGGGCGACCGTACGTACGCGTACGACGGTCTGGACCGGGTGCTCACCGCCAGTGACCCCGGCACCGGCCCGCTGTTCACCTTCCAGTACAGCGGCCTGGGCAACGACGTGGCCTCCGACGGCTCGTCGACCTACAGCCGCAACGGCGACGGCGGGCTGCTCGGCATCAAGTCGGGCACCAGTTCCGTGCTGGCGATGACCGATGTCCACAGCGATGTCATCGCGCAGTTCACGGCGGGCGGCGAGGCGCTGTCGGGGTCGACCACCTACTCGCCGTTCGGCAAGGTCAACCAGACCGCCACCATGCTGGGACAGCTCGGCTACCAGTCGGGTTGGACCGACCCCGAGACGGCCAAGGTCAATATGGCCGCTCGCTGGTACTCGCCGCAGACCGGCCAGTTCAACAGCCGGGACACGGCGGACGTGGACGGCCTGCCGGCCTCGATCGGCGCCAACAAGTTCGCCTACGCCAACGCCAACCCGATGACCATGACCGACCCCACCGGTCACTGGAGCTTCGGCGGGGCCTGGAAGAAGTTCAAGAAGAAGGTCAAGCACGTCGCCAAGTCCGCTTGGCACAAGACGAAGAAGGCCGTCAAGCACGTCGCCAAGGCCGTCAAGAAGGCCGCGAAGAAGATCAAGCACGCGGTCAAGAAGGCGGTCAAGCGGGTCAAGCACGCGGTCCGCAAGGCCGTGCACTACGTGCACGATGCCGTCAAGAAGGTCAAGAGATACGTCAAGCGGACGTACAAGCGGGTCAAGAAGTACGTCCACAAGGTCGTCAGGACCGTCAAGCGCGCGGTGAAGCACGCGGCCAAGGTGATCAAGAGCGTCGCCCACAAGGTGGTCAAGGCGGCCAAGAAGGTCGGCAGAGCGGTCAAGAAGGCCGTGAAAGCCACCGCCAACTATGTGAAGCAGCACGCGGCAACCATCGTCCCCATCGTCGCGGGCATCGCGGCCGCCGTCGTCTGTACGGCGGCGACGGCAGGTGTCGGTGCGGTGGCCTGCGCGGTCGGCGCGGGTGCTCTGATCAACTCACTCGGCTACGCGATGAGCGACGGGCCGCACACCCTGAGCGGTTTCCTCGGTGCCGCCGCGGTCGGCGCGGCCACCGGACTGATCGGTATGGGTGCGGGTGCGGTCGCCGGACGGGCCCTGAGCACGGCGGTCAGCGCCGTGACCCGGGGCGCGGTGACAGGCGCGGCCAGTGGTGCCGCGGAGAGCGCCGCCACCTACGGCGTCTCCTGCTCCAGCAGCCAGGAGGGCTGCAGCGTCAGTGGCGCTGCCAAGGCGACGGTGACGGGTGCCGCGCTCGGCGGTATCTTCGGCGCCGCGCTCAGCAAGTACGGCCGCAAGGGGTGCACCCCGCACAGCTTCACCCGCAACACCCCGGTGCTGGTGTCGACCACCGCCACCAAGGCCATCTCGCAGATCCGGGTCGGTGACTACGTACTGACCGCCGAGCCGGGCAAGGACAAGAAGGAGAGACACCGGGTCAAGGCGGTCATCGTCACCAAGACCGACCGCGACTACGTCGACGTCGTCGTGGGTTCGAAGTCCGGTCCCAAGACGATCCAGACCACCGCTCACCACCAGTTCTACGACGCCACGACGAACGCCTGGACCCAGGCGGCCGACCTGAAGAAGCAGCACGCCCTTCAGGGGGCGGACGGCGGACGGACGCCGATCCTCGACATCCGCTCCTACCGGTCCGCGCGGATCACCTACGACCTGAGCGTCGACGGCCTGCACACGTACTTCGTGGCGGCGGGCGACTCCCAGGTCCTGGTCCACAACGCCGACGACGTCTGCCCGACCGGCGGACCGGCACCCGACGGGAACGGCCAGTGGCGGCACGGCGGACGGTTCGCGGCCAACCCGGACCGCATCCAGCCCGGTCAGGTGCACCCCGACG